The Motilibacter aurantiacus region TGGAGGGCTTGACGACCCGCTTCGGGCCTCCGCGCCTGCCGCGGCCCTTGCCCGGGCTCGAAGCGCCGCGGGGCGCCGGGACCAGCTGTGGGGCGGGCATGTCCGGCAGGCTAACCCGGCTCCGGCCCGGGCTCAGCTCCACCGCTCCAGCCCCTCGGCCACGTGTCGCCCGGCGAGCAGGGCCGGGACGTGCTCGGCCAACCGCAAGGGGTACGTCCGCAGCCCGGCGAGCGCCTCCAGCGGCTGCCAGGCGACGGCGAGCAGGGCGCCGGGCGCCTCCGGAGTGGGGTCGAGCGCGCGCTCGCGGGCCGTGGCCGGCAGGGCGACCAGGTGGACGGTCTCGCGCTGCCAGCGACGGCGGCCCAGCCAGCGGAAGGTGGCGTGACGGGTCCAGGCGATGGTGCCCACGTCGTCCCGGTCGAGCCTCAGCCCGGTCTCCTCGCGGACCTCGCGCACGACGGCGTCGCGCTCGTCCTCACCCGGCTCGAGCCCGCCTCCGGGCAGCTCCCACCAGGAGCCGAGCTGCGGCTCGACGGGGTCGCAGACGTGGAGCAGCAGGACGCAGCCGTCCGCG contains the following coding sequences:
- a CDS encoding NUDIX domain-containing protein gives rise to the protein MSPTSSGARWLPPEPLPAGESWRRSAKGLLVADGCVLLLHVCDPVEPQLGSWWELPGGGLEPGEDERDAVVREVREETGLRLDRDDVGTIAWTRHATFRWLGRRRWQRETVHLVALPATARERALDPTPEAPGALLAVAWQPLEALAGLRTYPLRLAEHVPALLAGRHVAEGLERWS